From Ptiloglossa arizonensis isolate GNS036 chromosome 10, iyPtiAriz1_principal, whole genome shotgun sequence, the proteins below share one genomic window:
- the LOC143152322 gene encoding uncharacterized protein LOC143152322 — MERKVHSVAQFPPGKHHEEVKVYIAIFVCFAAKAAHIEIVNDLATQAFLAALRRFFSRRGRPADIYSDNATNFVGARREVKELFAFIKSQARNKAIAVELASENASWHLIPPRAPHFGGLWEAAVRATKHHLVRVIGEALLSYEALLTYVIQIGVILNSRPITALSPDPNDLQALTPAHFLIGGTLTSIPDYDYSEIPPGRLSSWAHIQQMRRHFWNRWSKEYLQEQTIRKRWHSGMAQNIRVGSLVIVREDHTPPLIWPLGRLVAIHPGEDGVTRVVTARTAYGEYKRCVKRIAPLPLDS; from the coding sequence ATGGAAAGGAAAGTCCATAGTGTTGCGCAATTCCCCCCAGGAAAGCATCATGAAGAGGTCAAGGTATATATCGCGATATTCGTGTGCTTTGCCGCCAAGGCAGCGCACATAGAGATAGTGAACGATCTGGCGACTCAGGCGTTCCTAGCGGCGCTCCGCAGGTTCTTTTCCCGTAGAGGACGCCCAGCGGATATATACTCGGACAATGCGACGAATTTCGTAGGTGCAAGGCGCGAGGTCAAAGAATTGTTCGCGTTTATCAAGTCTCAGGCGCGTAACAAAGCAATAGCGGTCGAGTTGGCGAGCGAGAATGCCAGCTGGCATCTAATACCTCCGAGGGCCCCGCACTTTGGCGGCCTATGGGAGGCGGCCGTGCGGGCCACAAAGCACCATCTCGTACGGGTGATTGGCGAAGCTTTGTTGTCTTATGAGGCGTTGTTGACGTACGTCATTCAGATCGGAGTGATCCTGAACTCCCGACCTATCACAGCCCTATCTCCCGATCCAAATGACCTGCAGGCGTTGACCCCCGCCCATTTCCTTATCGGTGGCACTTTGACAAGTATACCGGATTATGACTATTCTGAGATTCCACCAGGGCGACTGTCGTCCTGGGCGCACATCCAGCAGATGCGTAGACATTTTTGGAATAGGTGGAGCAAGGAGTATTTGCAGGAGCAGACAATCCGCAAAAGGTGGCACTCGGGAATGGCGCAGAACATCCGTGTAGGATCACTGGTGATAGTGAGGGAGGACCACACGCCACCCCTGATCTGGCCCTTAGGGAGGCTTGTCGCCATACACCCCGGTGAGGATGGGGTTACAAGAGTGGTGACCGCCAGGACGGCGTACGGCGAATACAAGCGCTGCGTGAAGCGCATCGCCCCGCTACCGCTGGACTCTTAG